In Bacteroidota bacterium, the genomic window GCTGGTGCAAATGCAAGCGGTAAATCAAATATATTTGAAGCAGTTGAGTTTTTAATGCATGCAGCCATGACCACAGGAACAATTGTGTTCGATATTTTCGGAGGTGAAGAAAATGTTGTGAATTATAAAGTCTCAAAGCAAAAAGGTCAGTTTTTTAAAATTATGTTGGATTTATCCTTCGGAAGTGATAACCACAACATTAGTTTTGGCTTAAAATACGATATCCAAAACAATCAATTAACAAGGGAGTTTACAGGTATTAAGAAATTAGATGAAAAAATAGTTAATTCCTTTTCCAGAATATTTATTGACAATTACAAAAGAGCAGAGAATAAACTAAAAATTTATAATAAACTCTGGATTGATGCTGCTAATTTGAGTAGTATTTTAAAAGTAATTCTTGAAGATAAAAAAAAGAAAGCAGAGATAATTGAATGGATTCAGATATTAATTCCCGAAATTGAAAGTGTATCAGTAGAAAAAGATTTTAGTGGAAAAGAAGAATTAATAGTTATTGAAAAATCTTATCCTGACAAGCCATTTACCGGAAATTTAATATCAGAAGGAACACATAACATAATAGCATTACTTGCATTATTTTATCAAACAGATCAACCCCAGTTTATTTGTATAGAAGAACCTGAAACTGGATTAAACCCTGCTGTTTTAAGTGAACTTATCCCATTTTTTCGCGAAATGACAGAAAAATATAATCATCATATTTGGATTACAACACACTCGGCTTCTTTGGTGTCAGAACTTACTGAGGAAGAATTAATGATTGTAAACAAAAAGGAAGGAGCAACACAAACCAACCAATGCAAAAAAGGAGATTTTGAAAAAATGCGTCCTGACGAAGCATGGATGAGCAATATGCTTAAAGGAGGAGGATTACCATGGTAAAAGTCGGTTTCATTGTTGAAGGTACTTCGGACTTCATAATTTTGAAATCTGACCGGTTTCAGAATCTACTAAAGTATGAACTTGAAATTGAGACCGATGAGTCATTGATAAATATTGCACGCAGTCGTTCAAGATTAAAAAAGAATTTTGTGTCACTCGTTAGAAACCTGCAAAAACAAAATGTCGATTATATTTTTACAGTTGTAGATCAAGATGATAAAGAAGAACAAAGAAAAAATAGAGGATACATGCCTCCTGATTGTCCGATAGTTGTAGTAAATGAAATACAAAATTTTCGGGATAACAGAAATTATATTTTCCAAGAAAATTCATTTGTAATAATGACCAAAGAAATGGAAGCATGGTTTTTGGCCGATGCCAATCTGAACTTAAATTATGATGGTAATCCCGA contains:
- a CDS encoding ATP-binding protein — protein: AGANASGKSNIFEAVEFLMHAAMTTGTIVFDIFGGEENVVNYKVSKQKGQFFKIMLDLSFGSDNHNISFGLKYDIQNNQLTREFTGIKKLDEKIVNSFSRIFIDNYKRAENKLKIYNKLWIDAANLSSILKVILEDKKKKAEIIEWIQILIPEIESVSVEKDFSGKEELIVIEKSYPDKPFTGNLISEGTHNIIALLALFYQTDQPQFICIEEPETGLNPAVLSELIPFFREMTEKYNHHIWITTHSASLVSELTEEELMIVNKKEGATQTNQCKKGDFEKMRPDEAWMSNMLKGGGLPW